The following coding sequences lie in one Zingiber officinale cultivar Zhangliang chromosome 2B, Zo_v1.1, whole genome shotgun sequence genomic window:
- the LOC122046754 gene encoding tubby-like F-box protein 8, whose translation MSFRSIVRDVRDGFGSLSRRSFDLRLSSLIGHRRGKSQGSVLELHDPCPVIHQSRWASLPPELLRDVIRRLETSESTWPSRKHVVACAAVCRSWREMCKEIVRCPEVTGKLTFPVSLKQPGPRDGTIQCFIKRDKSKLTYRLYLCLNPSVLVETGKFLLSAKRNRRTTYTEYSISVNAGNISRSSNSYIGKLRSNFLGTKFVVYDTQPPYNFSSFCPPGRTSRRFSKRISPKVPSGSYNIAQVTYELNVLGTRGPRRMHCIMYSIPTSALDPGGTVPALPENLVSRSLDDSFRSMSFSKSSIMDRSMDYNSARFSDVTRGAHMDFNSARFSDITGAAREGEEVDNIKERPLVLRNKPPRWHEQLQCWCLNFRGRVTIASVKNFQLISTVQPAAGAPSPSEPPAAQSEHDKIILQFGKVAKDMFTMDYRYPLSAFQAFAICLSSFDTKLACE comes from the exons ATGTCATTCCGTAGTATAGTTCGTGATGTTAGAGATGGCTTCGGCAGTTTATCAAGGAGAAGTTTTGATCTCAGGCTTTCAAGTCTAATTGGCCATCGCAGGGGGAAATCCCAAGGTTCTGTGTTGGAGCTGCATGATCCATGTCCTGTTATTCATCAGAGTCGTTGGGCTAGCTTACCCCCTGAGCTTCTCCGTGATGTGATCAGAAGACTAGAGACAAGTGAAAGCACATGGCCATCTCGTAAGCATGTTGTTGCCTGTGCAGCTGTCTGTAGATCATGGAGGGAGATGTGCAAAGAGATTGTTAGGTGTCCAGAAGTTACTGGGAAGCTCACATTTCCAGTCTCTCTAAAGCAG CCGGGACCTCGGGATGGAACCATTCAATGTTTCATTAAGAGAGATAAGTCGAAACTTACTTATCGTCTGTACCTGTGTCTTAACCCCT CTGTTCTTGTGGAGACTGGGAAGTTTCTCCTATCAGCTAAAAGAAATCGCCGAACCACTTATACAGAATATAGTATCTCAGTGAATGCTGGCAACATATCAAGGTCAAGTAACTCATACATTGGAAAGCTAAG GTCAAACTTTCTTGGTACAAAATTTGTAGTATACGACACCCAACCACCTTACAACTTTTCTTCCTTTTGCCCACCTGGTCGAACAAGTCGTAGGTTCTCCAAGAGAATCTCTCCTAAAGTCCCTTCGGGCAGCTACAACATAGCCCAGGTTACATACGAGTTGAATGTTCTTGGCACACGTGGACCACGGCGTATGCATTGCATCATGTACTCCATTCCTACATCAGCACTTGATCCTGGGGGCACAGTTCCTGCTCTACCTGAGAACCTTGTTTCACGTTCCCTCGATGACTCATTCCGCAGTATGTCATTCTCCAAATCCTCGATCATGGACCGCTCAATGGACTACAACAGCGCTCGCTTCTCTGATGTAACCAGAGGAGCTCACATGGACTTCAACAGTGCTCGCTTCTCCGATATAACTGGAGCAGCTCGCGAGGGAGAAGAGGTGGATAACATAAAGGAGAGGCCATTGGTACTGCGAAACAAACCCCCAAGGTGGCACGAGCAGCTGCAGTGTTGGTGTCTGAACTTCCGGGGCAGGGTCACAATTGCTTCCGTGAAGAACTTCCAGCTGATATCCACAGTGCAGCCAGCAGCAGGCGCTCCTAGTCCATCAGAACCACCTGCAGCGCAATCCGAGCACGATAAGATAATCCTCCAGTTCGGCAAGGTGGCAAAGGACATGTTCACCATGGATTACAGGTATCCACTCTCTGCTTTCCAGGCTTTCGCCATATGTTTGAGCAGCTTCGACACCAAGTTGGCCTGTGAATAA